The Bubalus bubalis isolate 160015118507 breed Murrah chromosome 16, NDDB_SH_1, whole genome shotgun sequence genome window below encodes:
- the LOC102404233 gene encoding LOW QUALITY PROTEIN: serine/threonine-protein kinase MARK1-like (The sequence of the model RefSeq protein was modified relative to this genomic sequence to represent the inferred CDS: inserted 2 bases in 1 codon; deleted 1 base in 1 codon; substituted 1 base at 1 genomic stop codon) — protein sequence MSARTPLQTVNERDTENHTSVDGYTEPHIQPTKSSSRQNIPRCRNSITSATDEQPHIGNYRLQKAIGKGNFAKVKMARHVLTGREVAVKIIDKTQLNPTSLQKLFREVRIMKILNHPNILKLFEVIETEKTLYLVMEYASGGEVFDYLVAHGRMKEKEARAKFRQIVSAVHYCHQKCIVHRDLKXNEFTVGNKLDTFCGSPPYAAPELFQGKKYNGPEVDVWSLGVILYMLVSGSLPFDGQNLKELRERVLRGKYRIPFYMSTDCENLLKKLLVLNPIKRGSLEQIMKDRWMNVGHEEEELKPYAEPEPDFNDTKRIDIMITMGFVRDEINDALINQKYDEVMATYTLLGGKPPEFEGGESLSSGNLCQRSRPSSDLNNSTLQSPAHLKVQRSISANQKQRRFSDHAGPSIHPAVSYTKRPQANRVKSEQKEDWDKDVARKLGSTTFGSKSEMTASLLVGPERKKSSTIPSNNVYPGGSMARRNTYVCERTTDRYTALQNGKDSSLTEMSASSMSSAGSAVASDVPSARPRHQKSMSASCHPIKVTLPTIKDSSEAYRPGTTQHVPAVSPSAHSISASTPDRTCFPCGSSSRSTFHGEQLRERRSVAYNGPAASLSHETGAFAHTRRGKSTGIISKITSKFVRRDPSEGEASAEPTPQEVQQGNQKKEKEEGKDSKPRSLQSTWSMKTTSSMDPNDMMREIRKVLDANNCDYEQKEKFLLFCIHGDARQDSLVQREMEVCKLPXLSLNGVLFKRISGTSIAFKNIASKIANELKL from the exons ATGTCGGCCCGGACGCCATTGCAGACGGTGAACGAGCGGGACACGGAGAACCATACATCTGTGGATGGATATACTGAACCCCATATCCAGCCAACCAAATCAAGTAGCAGACAGAACATCCCTCGGTGTAGAAACTCCATTACGTCAGCAACAGACGAACAGCCTCACATTGGAAATTACCGTTTACAAAAGGCAATAGGGAAGGGAAATTTTGCCAAAGTGAAGATGGCAAGGCATGTTCTAACCGGTAGAGAGGTTGCTGTGAAAATAATAGACAAAACTCAGCTAAATCCTACCAGTCTACAAAAGTTGTTTCGAGAAGTACGAATAATGAAGATATTGAATCACCCTAACATACTAAAATTGTTTGAAGTTATTGAAACAGAGAAGACTCTCTATTTAGTCATGGAATACGCGAGTGGGGGTGAAGTATTTGATTACTTAGTTGCCCatggaagaatgaaagaaaaagaggccCGTGCAAAATTTAGGCAGATTGTATCTGCTGTACATTATTGTCATCAAAAGTGTATTGTTCACCGTGATCTTAA TAATGAATTTACAGTCGGGAACAAGTTGGACACATTTTGTGGAAGCCCACCTTATGCCGCTCCTGAGCTGTTCCAAGGGAAGAAGTACAACGGGCCTGAAGTGGATGTGTGGAGCCTCGGCGTCATTCTCTACATGTTAGTCAGTGGCTCCTTGCCTTTTGACGGCCAGAATTTAAAGGAACTGCGGGAGCGGGTCTTACGAGGGAAGTACCGTATTCCCTTCTATATGTCCACAGACTGTGAAAACCTTTTGAAGAAATTATTAGTGCTGAATCCAATTAAGAGAGGCAGCTTAGAACAAATAATGAAAGATCGGTGGATGAATGTTGGTCAtgaagaagaagaactaaagccaTATGCTGAGCCTGAACCAGATTTCAACGACACAAAAAGAATAGATATCATGATCACCATGGGTTTTGTACGAGATGAGATAAATGATGCCTTAATAAATCAGAAATATGATGAAGTCATGGCTACTTATACTCTTCTAGGTGGAAAACCACCTGAATTTGAAGGGGGTGAATCGTTATCCAGTGGAAACTTGTGTCAGAGGTCCCGGCCCAgcagtgacttaaacaacagcaCCCTGCAGTCCCCTGCTCACCTGAAGGTCCAGCGGAGCATCTCGGCAAACCAGAAGCAACGACGCTTTAGTGATCATGCTGGTCCATCCATTCATCCTGCTGTATCATATACCAAAAGGCCTCAGGCTAACAGAGTGAAAAGTGAACAGAAAGAGGATTGGGACAAAGATGTGGCTCGTAAACTTGGCAGCACAACATTTGGATCAAAAAGTGAAATGACTGCAAGCCTTCTTGTagggccagaaagaaaaaagtcttcaACTATTCCAAGTAACAATGTGTATCCTGGAGGTAGCATGGCAAGAAGGAATACGTATGTCTGTGAAAGAACCACAGATCGATACACAGCGTTGCAAAACGGAAAAGACAGCAGCCTTACAGAGATGTCCGCGAGCAGCATGTCCTCTGCAGGCTCCGCCGTGGCCTCCGATGTGCCCTCAGCACGACCCCGCCACCAGAAGTCCATGTCCGCTTCCTGCCATCCTATTAAAGTCACACTGCCAACCATTAAAGACAGCTCTGAAGCTTACAGGCCCGGCACAACCCAGCACGTGCCCGCTGTGTCGCCATCTGCTCACAGTATTAGCGCCTCGACGCCCGACCGCACCTGCTTCCCCTGCGGCAGCTCCAGCCGCAGCACCTTCCACGGGGAGCAGCTGCGCGAGCGCCGCAGCGTCGCCTACAACGGGCCGGCCGCCTCCCTGTCCCACGAGACGGGGGCCTTCGCGCACACCAGGAGGGGCAAGTCCACTGGTATAATAAGCAAAATAACGTCCAAATTCGTCCGCAGGGATCCAAGTGAAGGCGAAGCCAGT GCAGAGCCGACACCTCAAGAAGTTCAACAGgggaaccaaaagaaagaaaaggaggagggtAAAGATTCCAAGCCACGTTCTCTGCAGTCCACGTGGAGCATGAAGACCACTAGTTCAATGGACCCCAATGACATGATGAGAGAAATCCGCAAAGTGTTAGATGCAAATAACTGTGATTATGAACAGAAAGAGaagtttttgcttttctgcatccATGGTGATGCCAGGCAGGATAGCCTCGTGCAGCGGGAGATGGAAGTCTGCAAGTTACCATGACTGTCGCTCAACGGGGTCCTCTTCAAGCGAATATCCGGGACGTCTATTGCCTTTAAAAACATTGCATCTAAAATAGCAAATGAGCTTAAGCTGTAA